The sequence below is a genomic window from Colius striatus isolate bColStr4 chromosome 17, bColStr4.1.hap1, whole genome shotgun sequence.
GTTTCTCCTTACGTTGATGTCAGCAGCAAGGTATCTGTGCAGCTGGATTGCTATCTCTGATGCTTGAACTTGAACAGATTGTGCTCTTTAAAGTGATGACTTGTTATAACAACAGTGATGATTTTATACTGGGTAATTCAATTACACTAAGGCAAAAAGATCACTAAAATATACAACGCGTTTCGTGTAAAAAGCCTGGTATCTTCCTGTGCTTATTTCTTGCCTTCTCCAATAGTAAATTCAGTTTTAACGACACTGACAAAGAGGACAACAAAGGAGAAATAGTACAATGCCAGGAGCATTTTGACACAAGTAAAACCACAGAGctccatgtgggttttttttgcctgaggGAGTTGCATAACGAGTAAGTCAAGAGATTTTTCATTAGTGATGggtcttttcttatttttcacagatttcCGACAGTGGCAGTGAGCATTGGATTTGCTGTTAACAAAGAGGTATGAAGTATGTTCTTTAAGATGAGTGTCTGAGATGTGGGTAGAACCCTCAAAATCACATGGGAACTttcaataaaatacttttagaaAGAAGCTAGCCACTACTCAGGTTTTTCCACCCTTTTTTAATTCATGTGGTCATACTCTACTAGTCTAAAATGATAGTCCTGCAAAACCTACTTGTGCAAACTGGCAATTGAAAGATAATTCTTACaaattattataaatattattataggatttatgtggggaaaaaagagagtacTGACGTGGGCAAGGTTTTGTAAGACAAAACCGTGGTGAGTTAAATAATAGTGTTGCCTATTTGTAATTGAAACACATCTCCCAGTGTTCTTATATTAGCATTATTGCTTCTTTCCTACAAGCGGTATCTGTGAAGGCTAACTGCTGCTGTGAGGCAATTCAGAACTGATTTCTGTTAAGACCTCTCTGAACTTATGGGCCTAGTTAATTTAATCTACCTTTATGGTTTTCTTAACATGGAGAATAAGTGTATTTCCCACGAGAGCTTGATTATtggcgggggggtgggggtgtgttaAGTATCCAGCCTTCATATGTGCCATTTTCAGTCTCCTAGCTATACCCGATCACGCTACTGCCTTTTCTCTGTATGTTGTCAGCTTACAGTTTGATATATACAGAAGAAGGAGCTATTCAAAGGAATGTACCTTTTTCAGACTAATTGCATGATCTCAAATACATGTATAGCTGTAAGTGAAGCCACCAAGAGTTCCATGCAATAACAACATAGTTTTCAGGTGCGCTAGTGCCTGTTACTGGTTTAAACAGCACAATGTTCTGTACTTCTCTAGTTAGACTTTTCAAACATGgaatctgcagagaaacacttcCATGCTTTTCTGAAGTTTGTTCATTCCCAAAGATCCTTTTAAATACTACATATTATTACCAGACAGCTTTCtctaatatttatgttttctagaACACCATCATGATTTTGATGCTGCATAATTTGGGTTATGTGAACTGaacaaagctgaaacaaaaataaagaatgatGTTAAATCTCCCTCAGtaaacaaatgggaaaagcagaaaaaagtattaaGCTGAAAAGGAGCCAAAGTACACACAGGGGAACTGACCTGAATGTAAGCCTTGAATGGTACTGAAGAAATTCCTGCAAATGTCTTCAGGGAAAGAGTCTATTAATAGTGtcttcctcaaaaaaaccccttgccAGATGCAATGTGAATGGTGAATCAAATTCAGAGTACTGTGTCGGCTGTGAAGTGTGTTATGCCTGTAGGCACACATGCTAACTGTAAACTAAAGGATGAGTGCTTCATTAGGGGTTCTTTAACAGCTTGCTTTTGTGTGCGGTATGTTTCAATATGCAAATAGCTAGCAATACTTCATCAACATTTTCATGGAATTATTTTATTGGTAAACCATGTTACAGATCTATCTGTTTGCCTAAGGATAACAGATAACAATAATCACATGTATGTAgtgaagttttcttttaatcaatCAAAATGCAGATGAGAACAGACAGAAGCAGACATGTGCCAAAAATGTACATCGTTGTACACAGGAGGTGATAAAAAATTTATCCCAAAACCAGATATCGTGAATTTgaaacacagtaaattcaagCAATTGAACATACAGACTTGTTGTAGTGCCTCAAGCAGACCCTCAAAACTTCCCTGAAATTTGGGAAGTTTAACTATTCACCTGGATTAATTATGAGCTGGATCTCCCTATTTGGAGAGTTGTAATGTCAATGACCCCTAAGATTTTAATCCTTGATTAtataacaccttttttttcagtgcttgaaTATCTCATGTTCCACAAAAGCCCGTGCTGGCAGAGACTAAAAACATGTGCTCCCATTTGGGCTGGCTGAGCCACTTTTGAAATGGCCTCACTCCTTTTTGCAGTCAGAGTTCTGGTTTCCAGATGGGCAAGGAACAGTTTTGGCACGTGCCactttgtcttcctttctctgGACATCCAAATCTAGAACAAAGCAAGGAAGTGGACCTTCTGCCCTTGCAAGTGCTTTGaaatttgcctttgttttgaGAGACATAATTTGGTGGTGGCCAGTTTCACTAGTGAAGATGGATCTTCTTTAGTCTCACTtcttttgatgttttaagtatATAAAATCACAGTTGCTCTTCTTCTGTGAGGACTGTGGCTTCAGTGAAATAAACCAGCCCTGGAAGAGAGGGTGTGTTTCCCTATGCCCACCACTGGAAGTCAAGCAGCCTTCACCAATGCATGATGTGTTGGAGGTCTAGGCTGTCACGTTACTTCATGCCTTTTGTTTCTAGGAAATGTGACTGTTGGATAACATTGATCTGCGCTATACATTTATTATTCACATGTAATCATTTGAAATCACAGTCCAGGCAAACACTCTTCTTTGTCAATGCCAAATTTTGTAGAGGCCTGGCATGGGAGTCCAGGCATCAGGATGCACCTAAATGAAGGATCCATCTTCCCTTTGATCTTGAATGGTGTTTCTTCTCATGCTTAGGTTCAGGTCAGGCCTTGTATGTGCTTCTGTGGTCAACAGAATTGTTCTTTTCCTCATAAATCTATCCGTATCACCATTAAATCTCTTCTACCAAGCCTCCTTATTTTTCTGGCCTGTACTAATGTAAGGAGTAGCCTGTAAATTTTCTCCTGTACCCTGAATTCGTGAAACCCCACTGATACTTGATCAGCCAGCTCATTTTCCTAAACAGAGACCTCCCTCTTAGTCTCTTCAACTAATTTCTACCTATAGCCTTTATGAAAACTGAAGAGAGCCACTTATCTGTTAGAAATTCATTTTAGAACTCAGAAGAACAACTTAGTCATGACCTAGCTGTGACTGGTGTGGTATGAATGCTTGGTGCATTTCAGCAATGAGGCGTGCTTTAGATATTCTGTAATTATAACTTGGGCCTGTTATGCAAAATTATCTGAGGCAAATTGCTTTCACCATCCAGAGTTTTCACTGATGGCTAAACAATGAATACCCTGCAGCGTGCCTGGATGGGTGTTACTGTATTTGAATTCGataatttaaaaagtgattgttaAATCTGTGTTCCTACAGTTATGCTTTGTGATATCTTGTATCTTTCAATCTAATGACGTACCTGTTGCTCACCAACCGTTTACCGCATTGCTAGAATCCATACTCTACTTCTGCAATACTAAATTCATTGTTAGCCTGTTTAATTAAATGATGTCTCCAGCCTAATTTGAGTTTGAAAACCCCCTTGCTACTTCTGCTAAGAATTTTCAACTTAGGCAATTAGCTGTAATAAGCAGGCAGCCGTTCTCTAGCGGAATGAATGCCTCGCCTTTAACCCACAGTAGAGGTGACAGCTGACACTTGGACACAGCTTAGTTACTAAGTAATGAACGGCTAAACCTTTGAGTTTTGTCATGCCTTTAATGCCTCCAAGTTCAGCTGGCACAACAGAAGCAGAGACACTTGGCATTTGATGAACCATCTGCATCTGCATTGGCATACGCTTGTTATAGACTAGCAGTATGCAGATCTCAGAGGTGGACGACTTCAACACCTTGCAAGTCACTGTGGGTCTTTCCTTTGACTGTACACAAGGCTGACATCCTCATCTGCTGTGGGGCAGAATTGCCCTTGCTGAATGCAATACAGAAATAACACTCATATTAGTATTTCTTAATTAAGATACTGGTTTCATTTGTAATAGGTAAGGGTTCTTCTCAGTCATAAGGTGTCGTCAGTCTCTGAAATGTCAGAATGAGGAGGAGCTATTACTGAATGACTGGTGGTTTAGGTAGAAAGTTTCCTTTGCTCTTACTGTATTCCCAAATAGTTTATTAACAAATTTCATTGAAGTTCCCTATTCATGAAATCctgttttcaaatataattAGATTAAAATCATTGCTAATccctcatttattttattatgctgGGTCCCCCGTTTATTTTTAGTTGACCGCTAATGTTAGTACATTTGCCAAAAGCTGACCGGTCAATGAAATCAAATGGTGTGTATAAAGAGAAGGAATGTAAGAAGGCatacttctttttaatctttctgttctggttttaaaaatatctgtttagATCAGACTGTTTGGTATGAGAAATCTGGTCTTGCTTGAATTTTTATGCAAAGCTGTCACTTATCCTATGAAAGAGTTAGAGGTATAAAATTTGGGcatgaaaactgttttattgTGAAAAGTCCATTAgtgttgtgtttaaaaacaaatttctaGAATCTGCCTGGAAGCTGTTGAATTACTGGAAGCAACTGCCTACATTGCAGATATCTCGAAGGCCttaattttaacagaaattgGTCCAAAACGTGACCCTGCGACTTTGAAATTGTTCCTTGGAAACATTGAGAGATTGCTCAAGGCCCAAGCACACGGGTAAGATATTTTACCATATATGTCTCACATTAGTGACCAAAAGTCATTAAAAGCACTCCCTCCCGCCCCCTGAAAGCAAAACCCAGACAAGTATGTGGCATGTTTTGCAATCTTGACACATAGGTTGAAATCAAAGGccctttctgctttccattaCCATGTGTCCTTCTCGTGGGGTTTAGGGTCCGTGTGATCGGGAGCTCAACCCTGGCCCTGTGCCATTTGGCGTCCGGTGCTGCAGACGCCTATTACCAGTTTGGGTTACACTGCTGGGACTTGGCAGCAGCCACTGTCATTATTAGAGAGGCAGGTGGCACCGTGATAGACACTTCAGGTGAGTAAAATATCATTGTCTCTGTTGACTTTTGGGTGACCGAGTGGCTATTTTGGGGCAACTTGTGTTAACTCAATACAGTCTTCCTATGGCTCTACCTCATTTCTAGCAGCATCCTGTAGAAATGTCTGTACTCTCCACTAGAGTCTGGCTGATTATTCATGACACAGTGATGGAATTCCAGCCCAGGGTTTCATCACATCAAGATCTTCTGAGTCAAACTCTATTTTGATGACTGAATAATTCCTTTAAAGTATCAGATTTACAGTGAAGAACTAGCCCAGGAGAATGGTAGATGCATTCAGATTCCAAACAGATTTGGGGAGACATCCTCCTGAGAAAGGATGATTCCAGGTTATTATTTTACTCATTTAGACAGTACACATCTCACAGTAATTGTTTACTGGTGACTCCAGATAGGAGTTGCTGAATAAGATTGTCCTTCCCACCCCAAAAAGAGCCACGTATGaaattgtttcagtgtttctgaaCCTCCTGAATGACAACATGGTTTCTATTTCAGAACACATTGCCTTTTTACATAATGTAAGACAGTTCTCATGAATCCCCTTGTTCTCAGGGGGACCGCTGGATCTGATGTCCTGCCGAGTGATTGCTGCGGGCACCAGAGAGATGGCTGTGTTCACAGCTCAGGAATTACAAACCATTCACTACAGACGGGATGATGAAAACTAAATACTTAGCTATGGAGTCTACTCTCCTAAACTATGTTAACCTTTGCAAGATGGGTGGCTTAAATGGTACGTGATTTCAGCAGGATGCTTTCTGTGGAGATTGTCTgtgtcaaatatttttaataaatttattaCTATGTGGAAAGGCATAGGGAGATTTTTAAACCTCTAAGAatcttgtttccttttgaaTATGTATCTCTTTCAGCAGTATCTTTTTTATAAGATAGCATATTTTACTTGTAGTAAATTAGTCTCAAAATGAAGTTATCATTTCATATCTGTGGGGCTGATATTTAGTCTTTTGTAACACGCAGCTAAAAATGgaactttatttttacagatgCAGATCTCAGGTAAACGAGCTTTAGGACTGTAGTAAGGACAAGTAGTTGAGAATGTGTGCCTATAATACCCTTGTTCTGTGATACTTAAGAACGCAATAAAAGTGACGTTATTGTTTCCTAACTGTCATAGCTATATAtccatatatatgtatatcatagaatcattttggttggaaaggtcttttaagatcatggagtccaaccactaacttcacactg
It includes:
- the LOC133627109 gene encoding LOW QUALITY PROTEIN: inositol monophosphatase 2-like (The sequence of the model RefSeq protein was modified relative to this genomic sequence to represent the inferred CDS: substituted 1 base at 1 genomic stop codon), encoding MKPCEEEEEEVGAVAGGGDPWKECAEAAVQLALRAGQIIRKALTEEKQVSTKTSAADLVTETDHFVASXIISVLKEKFPSHRFIAEESTAAGSKCVLTDSPTWIIDPVDGTCNFVHRFPTVAVSIGFAVNKELDFSNMESAEKHFHAFLKICLEAVELLEATAYIADISKALILTEIGPKRDPATLKLFLGNIERLLKAQAHGVRVIGSSTLALCHLASGAADAYYQFGLHCWDLAAATVIIREAGGTVIDTSGGPLDLMSCRVIAAGTREMAVFTAQELQTIHYRRDDEN